The DNA segment GGAGTATCGATCACGATGTACCGATATCGCTTGCGAAGTTCGATCATCAGCTCATCGATCGATTGCTTCTGTAACAAAGCATGCAAATCTCGTGGCTGAAGGCCTGAGGTCAAAACGTCGAGATTCCGATCTACCGAGGCAACGATGGCATCATTTACGGTACAATTCCCATGGAACACATCGAGCAACCCCCAATCCGTCTCGACCCCCAACATGCGGCTAATGTCGGGCGACCGAAAGTCGGTCTCCATTAGCAGTACAGGCTCCTTGGAAGACCTCGCCAAGCTGAGGGCCAGCTGGGTTGACACATGCGTCTTACCTTCACCAGAAATCGCACTTACAACAGAGATCACCTGCGCATCCGAGAGTTGTGGTGAGAGACGAAGATTGTTGCAAAGATGATCAACACTTTCCTCGAACAAAGTTGGCGGATTTCCGGCGTTCTCCTTTTGGGATGGTGTCGGCAAATACTTCGGTAAAACCGCAATCTCACCAAGAACTTCAACTTGATGCTCCTGCACACGAGCGGAATCCGTCACACGTTGCACAAAGAACTCGTAGAGCACGACAAAACCAAGCGGCACCATTAACGCACCGAAACAACCAACACCAATCGACGCCCAAGGGCTAGCGACTGCTCTGGTCGGAAGAATTGCTTCATCAACAAGCTCAACTCGGGCTGGAGCAAATTGTTCCGTTCGCAAAGTCACAATTCGCGAAGAAATCTGCTCGTAAACTGCCTCGTGACGCTGCAATTCATTTTTCGCAAACTCAAGCTCAAGCTGATCGGCATTGGCATCTCCGCGAACACCCCTTTGCCTGACAACCTTTTTGTCCAGATAATCTCGAATCGCTTCTTTCTGTAGGATCTCTTCTTCAACATCTCTTAAAAGCTGACTCCGGTTGCCGTTCAGCTGGCTCAGAATCGCTTCTCGCCCAGATTTTTTGAATTCAGCCTGGTGGTTGGCAATCTTTTCGTCGATCTCAGCCGCCTGCTTTTTCATTTCTTGATAGCGGTCCGAGTTGGTCGGATCAACAAAGGCTGCTTCCCATTGACTCAATCTCTCCGCGATCTCTTTTTTTAATTTCTGCAGATCCTGGTAACCTGTTTGGGTTTGATAATAAGTCTTCAAATCTGCCTCCGACACTTCAACCGGATTCGCATTCAAATGCTGGTTCAAAGCATGCTTTCGGGCCTTCGCGACTTCGATATCTACTTCTGTACGAACCAGCAAATCCTGAATCGACTGCATTGGATCCAACGGATCTTGGACCGAATCAGTTCCGTGGATTGCAGCCACCGATCGCCCCAGTTTTTGAACATTCTTTCGCAATTCCTGCAGTGTCACCTCGCGGCGATCTTTCTCTTCCTGGAGCAATTCAACCATCGCACGCTCATATCGCTTGCCATAGTCTCGATGATAAGTCATGTAAGAATTAACTACCGCTTGCACCACATCTTTTGCAGCCAATGGATTTGTGTCTGTGAATTGAACGCGTACAAGCTCCGATTTCGACACGAGGTTGACTCGCAAATTGGTTTGGACCCATCGAAACGGGTCTTCATTTTTTGCGATCTCGGGGAACTTCTTGTAAAGCCCCGAAAGAGCAGGGGCAACGACGGCACGGGTCCCAAATAGGTTCAACTGTGTGCTGACGAACTGACTGGAATCTTCCTTCTGATAGACCAAACGCGGAGCGCGACTCTTGATTCGTAGCACAGAAGAGGCAACATACTCCGGCTTGATGGCGTACCAGAGGACAAGCCCCAGACCGGAAGCTAAAACGATTCCAATAGGAATCGTGACCTTCCACCACCGAACCTGTGCCGACCAGACAAGCCGCAGATACTGCAAAATCTTATCGCTCTCGCTGGACTCACTTCCAGGGCCAGGACCGTACGCGGAAGAACTCGGTCGACCAACGACAAGATCCGCTTGAGCATTCCGGTTTGTCAAGGCCTGCTTCGGAGGGTATTTTGTCATGAAAACCTCAACTGCACATTGTCAATTACTCGTGTCGTTACAAGCTGTGTTGGCACCACACCAAGGTCACTCCTCAGGCCCAGAGACGCTAGGTCGCCGAGCTTCTCGGAAAAATTCGCTGGCTTCCACTACCGATTCCTCAGGGAAGACTTTCCCAATCACCCAAAGCATGAGACACAGTAATGCTCCGGCAAATGGAACCATCAAAAATCCTGCAAAGTCGTGCGAAAACTTTTTTGCAGCCTCGCTTCCCATCTGTTCGTACAAGAGGCACGTGCCGACAATACGCGTCACATTCGCCAAAACCGCCACAGGCAGCACAGCCAGCATGACAAGGCCACTGGCCAACCAAGTTCGTTTTGCGACGACAAGCAACGCAAACGCAAACGCAGCAATTCCGAAGAAAATACGAATCCCCGAACATGCTTCTTCCACACCAAAACGCTCGTCCCCGATGCGAATAACATTCGCCTCTGCAATTGCCGGCTGCCCAAGAATCACAAGGACTGACGTACTGATTTCCGTAGCAACCCGCTGCAGTGGCATCCGCAGAGCAACTTCTGCGACGTACGGAAGTGGAATCGCAAACCAAAGGAAACAAATGGATGGCAAACACCACCAAAGCAGATGCCTTCCCCCCAACGCCAGAACGATACCAGCGAGCCAGAGAAGGATTGTCCAATTCTCGACCGGAGTGTAGAAGTAGTATCCGGCAACATACCGAATGGCAAGTGCGGCGATTACAGTGAGGCCCCCAGC comes from the Pirellulaceae bacterium genome and includes:
- a CDS encoding AAA family ATPase — protein: MTKYPPKQALTNRNAQADLVVGRPSSSAYGPGPGSESSESDKILQYLRLVWSAQVRWWKVTIPIGIVLASGLGLVLWYAIKPEYVASSVLRIKSRAPRLVYQKEDSSQFVSTQLNLFGTRAVVAPALSGLYKKFPEIAKNEDPFRWVQTNLRVNLVSKSELVRVQFTDTNPLAAKDVVQAVVNSYMTYHRDYGKRYERAMVELLQEEKDRREVTLQELRKNVQKLGRSVAAIHGTDSVQDPLDPMQSIQDLLVRTEVDIEVAKARKHALNQHLNANPVEVSEADLKTYYQTQTGYQDLQKLKKEIAERLSQWEAAFVDPTNSDRYQEMKKQAAEIDEKIANHQAEFKKSGREAILSQLNGNRSQLLRDVEEEILQKEAIRDYLDKKVVRQRGVRGDANADQLELEFAKNELQRHEAVYEQISSRIVTLRTEQFAPARVELVDEAILPTRAVASPWASIGVGCFGALMVPLGFVVLYEFFVQRVTDSARVQEHQVEVLGEIAVLPKYLPTPSQKENAGNPPTLFEESVDHLCNNLRLSPQLSDAQVISVVSAISGEGKTHVSTQLALSLARSSKEPVLLMETDFRSPDISRMLGVETDWGLLDVFHGNCTVNDAIVASVDRNLDVLTSGLQPRDLHALLQKQSIDELMIELRKRYRYIVIDTPPILAAGESLLFTCRSDVALICVRCGYSRMAQMSQVRRRIQKVFHNPIGVVVNGVPKRQYVAAYGQYEYVNA
- a CDS encoding exosortase/archaeosortase family protein; the encoded protein is MTSKQKAHAKKKSPVKPPEVVQSDEGRRGMGAGLPMLCGLVLLAIGGWSYWPSLVEFVNIWETEPDYSHGYLVLPISLIFLYLNRSSFPKDLVQPELFAGGLTVIAALAIRYVAGYYFYTPVENWTILLWLAGIVLALGGRHLLWWCLPSICFLWFAIPLPYVAEVALRMPLQRVATEISTSVLVILGQPAIAEANVIRIGDERFGVEEACSGIRIFFGIAAFAFALLVVAKRTWLASGLVMLAVLPVAVLANVTRIVGTCLLYEQMGSEAAKKFSHDFAGFLMVPFAGALLCLMLWVIGKVFPEESVVEASEFFREARRPSVSGPEE